The Coffea arabica cultivar ET-39 chromosome 1e, Coffea Arabica ET-39 HiFi, whole genome shotgun sequence genome has a window encoding:
- the LOC113704898 gene encoding uncharacterized protein: MSTCVSSKSSFQLLSSIKVEEEAPRVTIEKQGIVSILGSDSETTKAAASLRRTLSADMSSKKWLAQNGFTSSSPMKKIASSEKLALSAADHHHSSSSSSSFSEGEEEYYKGNKERPAQDDVWMSIQSHKEKKQQPDVWSWGSILSQKNEDSSKLPPPYVHPLVKRSASSLSEKSLEICTESLGSETGSDGFSSYPPSEVGDVDEEKDNDQQQPQPQPQPQLPQSYEDMRIAKYHYSISSRKSGPRSFPPPLPSLAREDRTSVHMQSHRENGRLVLEAVSVPPQNYFQAQREDGRLRLTFINTPSSQEEEMEDDVQEFEQVFDNFEEIEENGGSKFDDPSDKGHEEDEEEEEEVVVVVVEEEDDDDDEKVFEKEKGRREVEIVMEQNSRLPGGLMDVHKPTLMMKKLMGLDKKNLAWAPRFNKAVNLGEVEVELEDAFATPPLPQSLPVPPPPRVARLISAPPATTAATSFNAYEYFWKEKPTMASIIKPMSTAEQCQPPKSNQNKLILASHGSLKGYEQQNLVLMRGNKAEYLVPLFRGCKESRARSLLLCEPNCIATSS; encoded by the coding sequence ATGTCCACTTGTGTAAGCAGCAAGAGCAGCTTTCAACTACTATCTTCTataaaagttgaagaagaggcACCAAGAGTCACCATTGAGAAGCAAGGTATAGTGTCCATTCTTGGATCAGACTCTGAAACAACCAAAGCAGCAGCTTCTTTGAGAAGAACTCTTTCAGCTGATATGTCCTCAAAGAAATGGTTAGCTCAAAATGGCTTCACCAGCTCtagccccatgaagaagattgCATCATCTGAGAAACTAGCACTTTCAGCCGCTGATCATCATCATTcgtcatcatcttcttcttctttttcagaAGGAGAAGAGGAGTATTATAAAGGTAATAAAGAAAGGCCTGCACAAGATGACGTATGGATGTCAATTCAGTCACATAAAGAGAAAAAGCAGCAGCCAGATGTGTGGAGTTGGGGCTCAATTCTTTCCCAAAAGAATGAGGACTCATCCAAACTTCCACCCCCTTATGTTCATCCTTTAGTAAAAAGATCTGCTAGCTCTTTGAGTGAAAAAAGCCTCGAAATTTGCACAGAAAGTCTTGGCTCTGAGACTGGCTCTGATGGCTTTTCCTCGTACCCGCCTTCTGAAGTAGGCGATGTAGATGAGGAAAAAGATAACGACCAACAACAACCACAACCACAACCACAACCACAACTACCGCAGTCCTACGAGGACATGCGAATTGCAAAGTATCATTACTCTATTTCCAGTAGGAAATCAGGGCCTCGGTCCTTCCCTCCTCCTCTTCCTTCATTGGCTCGCGAAGATAGAACCTCAGTTCACATGCAGTCTCACAGAGAAAATGGTAGGTTAGTTCTTGAAGCTGTTTCTGTCCCTCCACAAAACTATTTCCAGGCTCAACGCGAAGATGGCCGCCTTCGCCTCACTTTCATCAATACTCCTTCctcacaagaagaagaaatggaggatGATGTTCAAGAATTTGAGCAAGTGTTTGacaattttgaagaaattgaagaaaatgggGGGTCCAAATTTGATGATCCAAGTGATAAAggccatgaagaagatgaagaagaagaggaggaagtagtagtagtagtagtagaagaagaagatgatgatgatgatgagaaagtttttgagaaagaaaaaggaagaagagaagtgGAGATTGTGATGGAGCAAAACTCAAGATTGCCAGGTGGATTGATGGATGTGCACAAACCAACATTGATGATGAAAAAGCTAATGGGACTAGACAAAAAGAATCTAGCATGGGCTCCAAGGTTCAACAAAGCTGTCAACTTGGGGGAGGTGGAGGTGGAGTTGGAGGACGCGTTTGCTACTCCACCACTTCCTCAGTCACTTCCAGTTCCACCACCACCGCGGGTGGCTCGACTGATCTCAGCCCCACCGGCAACCACAGCAGCTACATCTTTCAATGCTTATGAATACTTCTGGAAAGAGAAGCCCACAATGGCAAGCATCATCAAGCCAATGTCCACAGCTGAACAATGCCAGCCTCCCAAAAGCAACCAGAACAAGCTCATTCTAGCCAGTCATGGCAGCTTGAAGGGATATGAGCAGCAAAATCTTGTGCTCATGAGAGGAAACAAGGCAGAATACTTGGTTCCTTTGTTCAGAGGATGCAAAGAATCAAGAGCAAGATCTCTATTACTTTGTGAGCCTAATTGCATTGCTACCTCCTCATGA
- the LOC113704906 gene encoding uncharacterized protein, whose protein sequence is MGDNSANNLDDLLLKQFFAEVSEVERDNEVNRILSCFKLNPFDYLNLSFDSSVDDVKKQYRKLSLLVHPDKCKHPQAKEAFAALAKAQQLLLEPQEREYVLNQVNAAKEELRAKRKKQLKKDTASKLKSIVDEGKYEQEFEQSPEFQQELKLKVKEILTEQEWRRRKMQMRISEEEGRLKKDEEESKEMWKRKREHEEQWEGTREQRVSSWRDFMKGGKKVKKGEIRPPKLKTEDPNKSYVQRPVKRG, encoded by the exons ATGGGAGACAACAGCGCCAATAACCTCGACGATTTGCTGCTGAAGCAATTCTTCGCAGAGGTTAGCGAGGTTGAGCGTGATAACGAAGTCAATAg GATTCTTTCGTGCTTCAAGTTAAATCCATTTGATTATCTTAACCTGTCATTTGATTCATCTGTGGATGACGTGAAAAAACAATATCGCAAG tTGTCTTTACTTGTTCACCCGGACAAGTGCAAACATCCACAAGCAAAGGAGGCATTCGCTG CATTAGCAAAAGCCCAGCAGCTGCTGCTTGAGCCACAAGAAAGGGAATATGTTCTGAACCAAGTGAATGCAGCAAAAG AGGAACTTAGAGCAAAGAGGAAGAAGCAACTTAAAAAAGATACTGCTTCTAAGTTGAAGTCAATAGTTGATGAG GGAAAATatgaacaagaatttgaacaatCACCAGAATTCCAGCAAGAGCTGAAACTGAAGGTTAAAGAGATATTAACGGAGCAAGAATGGCGGAGGAGAAAAATGCAGATGCGC ATATCAGAAGAGGAAGGAAGGTTGAAGAAGGACGAGGAGGAATCAAAAGAGATGTGGAAAAGGAAGCGTGAGCATGAGGAGCAGTGGGAAGGGACAAGGGAACAGAGG GTTTCCAGTTGGAGAGACTTTATGAAAGGTGGAAAGAAG GTTAAGAAAGGAGAAATTCGGCCGCCAAAGCTCAAGACAGAAGACCCCAACAAATCTTATGTTCAAAGGCCAGTTAAACGTGGTTAG